The Methanomicrobia archaeon region ATGACTGCTACATTCATGAAGACGGTGTCTGTGTGGTGGAGGTGAAGGAAGCGCTGATAACCGCTGCGATTGAATCCGCATACACGTTCAAGAACTCGAAGGTCGTTTTTGAGCCGCCAAATTGCGCTGGATCAGACTGCGAACTCTTTAACACCTGCCACCCCCGGGGGCTTAAAGCGGGCGACCGCTGCACTATCCTTGAGGTTATTGGCGAGGTCCCGGGTGAATGCCCTGATGGGCGGGGGTTAAAACTGGTCACCATCCGCAGAGAAGCCACGTAACGCACGCACATACGACTGCTGCAGCACCTATACGGACTTGTCCCGGGCAATTAACCCGTAACTCCTCCTGTTTTACGTAATAGGTATGCACAGCTTCCCCAGTATATCCCTGGTCTGTTTTGGTATCTCCGCGTTAAGCCAGCGATCCTGTATTTTGAGCCGGTACAGCCGTGCTAGATGCAGAAGGACATCTCCCGGGGAGTATTTCTTCAGGAGTGCATTATCTGCAAGGTGTCTATACAGCCGATAATAAAAAA contains the following coding sequences:
- a CDS encoding UPF0179 family protein, with amino-acid sequence MEEGRVVTLLGAKIAKVGEEFIFLGVSKKCEECKLKNACANLELDRRYRVAVVRNDVKHDCYIHEDGVCVVEVKEALITAAIESAYTFKNSKVVFEPPNCAGSDCELFNTCHPRGLKAGDRCTILEVIGEVPGECPDGRGLKLVTIRREAT